In Acidobacteriota bacterium, the following proteins share a genomic window:
- a CDS encoding TIGR04255 family protein: MSEELIPEREDLPNKPLVEAIFEVQWAFSLAEEQSEIDPGFRILLGRLYDRVRGEYPFLENLPQAQFPEEMTGRLVRHRFRTAKDGWPLVQIGPGVLSVNETQGYTWDGFRPRLTRAINALFESYPTDIHQLKVTQVLLRYLDAIPLAEGIPLLQFLKESLHTTVEVDARLFQDSHAASSPDGLLLNLVFRLPELPGAIALSFGIGKRENQPSIIWDTKVLAQAEDVPKTIEEYEAWLIAAHDLAGRWFRTLSSGKLYESFRRKES, translated from the coding sequence ATGTCTGAAGAATTGATCCCAGAAAGAGAAGACCTCCCCAACAAACCATTAGTTGAAGCCATTTTTGAAGTGCAATGGGCCTTTAGCTTGGCGGAGGAACAATCTGAAATTGATCCTGGCTTCCGCATTTTACTTGGCCGTCTCTATGATCGCGTTCGAGGCGAATATCCTTTTCTGGAAAACTTACCTCAAGCTCAATTTCCTGAAGAAATGACCGGTAGGCTTGTAAGGCATCGCTTCCGTACGGCAAAGGACGGTTGGCCGCTTGTGCAAATTGGCCCTGGGGTTTTATCAGTCAATGAAACACAAGGTTATACCTGGGATGGTTTCCGTCCGCGCCTGACACGAGCGATCAACGCACTGTTTGAGTCATATCCGACAGATATTCATCAACTGAAAGTCACACAAGTTTTGTTGAGGTATTTGGACGCCATTCCCCTTGCTGAAGGAATTCCCTTATTGCAATTTCTCAAAGAGTCTCTGCACACAACGGTTGAAGTGGACGCAAGGCTTTTCCAAGATTCACATGCGGCTAGTTCTCCAGACGGCCTCTTACTCAATCTCGTTTTCAGACTGCCTGAATTGCCCGGAGCAATTGCGCTCTCATTTGGAATAGGAAAAAGGGAGAATCAACCAAGCATCATCTGGGACACAAAGGTTTTAGCACAGGCAGAAGATGTCCCTAAAACGATTGAGGAATACGAGGCCTGGCTTATTGCTGCACATGATTTAGCTGGCCGGTGGTTCAGAACTCTTTCAAGTGGCAAACTATATGAGTCCTTTAGGAGGAAAGAATCATGA
- a CDS encoding toll/interleukin-1 receptor domain-containing protein — protein MAEDFKYDVFLSHSVKDKPIVRELAERLQKDGLRVWLDEWVLKPGDHVQAKIEEGWEQSRVLVLCMSANAFGSDWAQLEAGTFRFRDPMNRERRFIPLRLDAAPIKGSLAQFL, from the coding sequence ATGGCTGAAGATTTCAAATACGACGTATTCCTGAGCCACAGCGTGAAAGACAAACCCATCGTCCGCGAATTGGCCGAACGGTTGCAGAAAGACGGGTTACGAGTCTGGCTGGATGAATGGGTGCTGAAACCCGGCGACCACGTCCAAGCCAAAATCGAAGAAGGCTGGGAACAATCCCGCGTGCTGGTGCTGTGCATGTCGGCCAATGCCTTTGGTTCCGACTGGGCGCAGTTGGAAGCGGGCACCTTCCGGTTTCGCGACCCGATGAACCGGGAGCGCCGCTTCATTCCCCTGCGGCTCGACGCGGCTCCCATCAAAGGCTCGCTGGCGCAATTTCTGTAA
- a CDS encoding M20/M25/M40 family metallo-hydrolase, whose translation MKRYLLTVSIICFCLFASPAAAVQEPIDRDIVAKIRDEGLNRSQVHELFTHFTEDIGPRLTGSPAYKTAAEWAQSKLKEFGLENPRLEAWEFGRGWTLDKFSIEMVEPRYMPLIGYPEAWSASMVGEITATPIFLGDKKQEDIAQMRDKLKGAIVMSQPIQTSFERADRPQPTLFDHPVAIGQPRPPAGAAGSFITPQNMARMLRETGAGVVLRPNRGEHGTLFVLGRDNGEAALPSVVLSAEHYNMIARMIQRGLNVKLRVNLQTRFLTEDKNSYNVLAELPGTDPALREEVVMIGGHLDSWHSSTGATDNADGAAVVMEAMRILKAIGARPKRTIRMALWGGEEEGLLGSAKYVQQHLAGDANKAAREKFNVYFNLDPGTGPIYGWYLENNSAVKPIFDAWLEPFKDLGTRKNILQGIGNTDHLSYTRAGMAGFNPVQDYVDYDVRTHHTNMDSYERVKADDLKQCAMVLASFAYHAAIRAEKIPLQPKPNER comes from the coding sequence ATGAAACGTTACTTGCTGACAGTTTCCATCATTTGTTTTTGCTTGTTTGCTTCGCCTGCCGCCGCCGTGCAGGAACCGATTGACCGCGACATCGTCGCCAAAATCCGCGATGAAGGGTTGAACCGTTCGCAAGTCCACGAACTCTTCACGCACTTCACCGAAGACATCGGCCCGCGATTGACCGGCTCGCCTGCGTACAAAACTGCCGCCGAATGGGCGCAAAGCAAGCTCAAAGAATTCGGGTTGGAAAATCCGCGCCTCGAAGCGTGGGAATTCGGGCGAGGCTGGACGCTGGACAAGTTTTCCATCGAAATGGTCGAGCCGCGCTACATGCCGTTGATCGGTTATCCCGAAGCGTGGTCGGCTTCGATGGTGGGTGAAATTACGGCAACACCGATTTTCCTCGGCGACAAAAAACAGGAAGACATCGCTCAGATGCGCGACAAGCTGAAAGGCGCGATTGTCATGAGCCAGCCGATTCAGACTTCGTTCGAGCGCGCCGACCGTCCGCAACCCACACTCTTCGATCATCCCGTCGCCATCGGGCAACCGCGTCCGCCCGCAGGCGCCGCCGGTTCTTTCATCACGCCGCAAAACATGGCTCGGATGCTGCGTGAAACCGGCGCAGGAGTTGTTTTGCGTCCAAACCGAGGCGAGCACGGAACGCTGTTTGTTTTGGGACGCGACAACGGCGAAGCCGCTTTGCCGAGTGTCGTGCTCAGCGCGGAGCACTACAACATGATCGCCCGAATGATTCAGCGCGGCCTCAACGTCAAACTGCGCGTCAATCTGCAAACGCGGTTTCTGACCGAAGACAAAAACAGTTACAACGTGCTGGCCGAATTGCCGGGCACCGATCCCGCGTTGCGCGAGGAAGTCGTGATGATCGGAGGCCATCTGGATTCGTGGCATTCTTCGACCGGAGCGACCGACAACGCCGACGGAGCCGCCGTCGTGATGGAAGCGATGCGCATTCTGAAAGCCATCGGCGCTCGGCCAAAACGCACCATCCGCATGGCGCTGTGGGGCGGCGAAGAAGAAGGCTTGCTCGGTTCCGCCAAATACGTTCAACAACATTTGGCCGGAGATGCCAACAAAGCCGCGCGCGAAAAGTTCAACGTGTATTTCAACCTGGACCCCGGCACCGGGCCGATTTACGGCTGGTATCTGGAAAATAATTCCGCCGTCAAACCGATCTTCGACGCCTGGCTGGAACCGTTCAAAGACTTGGGCACGCGCAAAAACATCCTCCAAGGCATAGGCAACACGGATCATTTGAGCTACACGCGCGCTGGAATGGCTGGTTTCAACCCTGTGCAGGATTACGTGGATTACGACGTGCGCACGCACCACACCAACATGGATTCGTACGAACGCGTCAAAGCCGACGACTTGAAGCAATGCGCGATGGTGCTGGCTTCCTTCGCCTATCACGCGGCAATTCGCGCCGAGAAAATCCCGCTTCAACCAAAACCGAACGAACGGTAA